The Melospiza georgiana isolate bMelGeo1 chromosome 26, bMelGeo1.pri, whole genome shotgun sequence genome window below encodes:
- the FAM174C gene encoding protein FAM174C isoform X1: MPRLLLLLIFLLLVPRLGRATAPSPGNSTEPPRAVTRNETQSGTEHKSGPRLSVGSGLPVLRRAVYVLSALSALAAFYFMLRAFRPRSEGPRNEPKTHFRLKKPQRKKYGLLSSQDENIELGSLDSDEDTVFESRNLRR; the protein is encoded by the exons atgccgcgcctcctcctcctcctcatcttcctcctcctcgtccCGCGCCTCGGCCGCGCCACCGCCCCCAGCCCGGGGAACAGCACGGAGCCGCCGCGGGCGGTCACACGGAACGAGACGCAGTCGGGAACGGAGCACAAATCCGGGCCGAGGCTGTCGGTGGGGTCGGGGCTGCCGGTGCTGAGGCGCGCCGTGTATGTGCTGAGCGCTCTGTCGGCGCTGGCCGCCTTTTACTTCATGCTGCGGGCGTTCCG CCCCAGGTCCGAGGGCCCCAGAAACGAGCCCAAAACTCATTTCAGGTTGAAGAAGCCCCAGAGGAAGAAGTACGGGCTGCTGTCGAGCCAGGACGAGAATATCGAGCTGGGCTCCCTCGACAGCGACGAGGACACCGTGTTTGAAAGCCGGAACCTGAGGCG atga
- the FAM174C gene encoding protein FAM174C isoform X2, with translation MPRLLLLLIFLLLVPRLGRATAPSPGNSTEPPRAVTRNETQSGTEHKSGPRLSVGSGLPVLRRAVYVLSALSALAAFYFMLRAFRPRSEGPRNEPKTHFRLKKPQRKKYGLLSSQDENIELGSLDSDEDTVFESRNLRR, from the exons atgccgcgcctcctcctcctcctcatcttcctcctcctcgtccCGCGCCTCGGCCGCGCCACCGCCCCCAGCCCGGGGAACAGCACGGAGCCGCCGCGGGCGGTCACACGGAACGAGACGCAGTCGGGAACGGAGCACAAATCCGGGCCGAGGCTGTCGGTGGGGTCGGGGCTGCCGGTGCTGAGGCGCGCCGTGTATGTGCTGAGCGCTCTGTCGGCGCTGGCCGCCTTTTACTTCATGCTGCGGGCGTTCCG CCCCAGGTCCGAGGGCCCCAGAAACGAGCCCAAAACTCATTTCAGGTTGAAGAAGCCCCAGAGGAAGAAGTACGGGCTGCTGTCGAGCCAGGACGAGAATATCGAGCTGGGCTCCCTCGACAGCGACGAGGACACCGTGTTTGAAAGCCGGAACCTGAGGCGGTGA
- the CIRBP gene encoding cold-inducible RNA-binding protein isoform X1 translates to MASDEGKLFVGGLSFDTNEQSLEQVFSKYGQISEVVVVKDRETQRSRGFGFVTFENIDDAKDAMMAMNGKSVDGRQIRVDQAGKSSENRSRGYRGGSSGGRGFFRGGRGRGRGFSRGGGDRGYGGSRFDSRSGGYNGSRDYYNSRSQGGYGDRNSGGSYRDSYDSYGKSCFERER, encoded by the exons ATGGCGTCAGATGAGGGAAAACTCTTTGTCGGCGGGCTCAGTTTCGACACCAATGAGCAGTCATTGGAGCAAGTCTTCTCTAAATACGGACAGATTTCTGAAG TTGTGGTGGTGAAAGACAGAGAGACTCAGAGATCCAGAGGTTTTGGCTTTGTTACTTTTGAAAATATCGATGATGCAAAAGATGCGATGATGGCCATGAACGGAAAG TCTGTAGATGGGCGTCAGATCCGAGTTGACCAGGCTGGGAAGTCCTCAGAGAACAGATCCCGTGGCTACAGAGGGGGGTCCTCGGGGGGCCGGGGCTTCTTCCGCGGGGGCCGAGGCCGGGGCCGTGGCTTCTCCAGAG GAGGTGGAGACAGAGGCTATGGCGGCAGCAGATTTGATTCCAGAAGTGGAGGCTATAACGGCTCCAGAGACTACTATAATAGCAG GAGTCAAGGTGGCTATGGAGACAGGAACTCAGGAGGCTCCTACAGAGACAGCTACGACAGTTACGGTAAGTCGTGCTTCGAGCGGGAGCGCTGA
- the FAM174C gene encoding protein FAM174C isoform X3 translates to MPRLLLLLIFLLLVPRLGRATAPSPGNSTEPPRAVTRNETQSGTEHKSGPRLSVGSGLPVLRRAVYVLSALSALAAFYFMLRAFRLKKPQRKKYGLLSSQDENIELGSLDSDEDTVFESRNLRR, encoded by the exons atgccgcgcctcctcctcctcctcatcttcctcctcctcgtccCGCGCCTCGGCCGCGCCACCGCCCCCAGCCCGGGGAACAGCACGGAGCCGCCGCGGGCGGTCACACGGAACGAGACGCAGTCGGGAACGGAGCACAAATCCGGGCCGAGGCTGTCGGTGGGGTCGGGGCTGCCGGTGCTGAGGCGCGCCGTGTATGTGCTGAGCGCTCTGTCGGCGCTGGCCGCCTTTTACTTCATGCTGCGGGCGTTCCG GTTGAAGAAGCCCCAGAGGAAGAAGTACGGGCTGCTGTCGAGCCAGGACGAGAATATCGAGCTGGGCTCCCTCGACAGCGACGAGGACACCGTGTTTGAAAGCCGGAACCTGAGGCG atga
- the CIRBP gene encoding cold-inducible RNA-binding protein isoform X2: protein MASDEGKLFVGGLSFDTNEQSLEQVFSKYGQISEVVVVKDRETQRSRGFGFVTFENIDDAKDAMMAMNGKSVDGRQIRVDQAGKSSENRSRGYRGGSSGGRGFFRGGRGRGRGFSRGGGDRGYGGSRFDSRSGGYNGSRDYYNSRSQGGYGDRNSGGSYRDSYDSYATHNE from the exons ATGGCGTCAGATGAGGGAAAACTCTTTGTCGGCGGGCTCAGTTTCGACACCAATGAGCAGTCATTGGAGCAAGTCTTCTCTAAATACGGACAGATTTCTGAAG TTGTGGTGGTGAAAGACAGAGAGACTCAGAGATCCAGAGGTTTTGGCTTTGTTACTTTTGAAAATATCGATGATGCAAAAGATGCGATGATGGCCATGAACGGAAAG TCTGTAGATGGGCGTCAGATCCGAGTTGACCAGGCTGGGAAGTCCTCAGAGAACAGATCCCGTGGCTACAGAGGGGGGTCCTCGGGGGGCCGGGGCTTCTTCCGCGGGGGCCGAGGCCGGGGCCGTGGCTTCTCCAGAG GAGGTGGAGACAGAGGCTATGGCGGCAGCAGATTTGATTCCAGAAGTGGAGGCTATAACGGCTCCAGAGACTACTATAATAGCAG GAGTCAAGGTGGCTATGGAGACAGGAACTCAGGAGGCTCCTACAGAGACAGCTACGACAGTTACG CTACACACAACGAGTAA